The Streptomyces sp. NBC_00670 genome window below encodes:
- the narJ gene encoding nitrate reductase molybdenum cofactor assembly chaperone, whose protein sequence is MRTTKRKLRPAARTEPWHPYAWQVQSLLLGYPDADFAGHLDLARRAAPALPGPVRDPLLAFTAHAGRTPAEDLAVAYVATFDHRKRCCPYLTYYAHGDTRKRGIALLRLKQAYAAAGLRPVEDELPDHLAVVLEFAGVDPPAGHRLLTAHRAGLELLRLALRAEDSPWAHLLQSVSATLPPLGGDEEEAVARLAAEGPPGEEVGLAPYTPPQFMPDPAGGPR, encoded by the coding sequence ATGAGGACCACGAAGCGAAAGCTGCGCCCCGCCGCCCGCACCGAGCCCTGGCACCCCTACGCCTGGCAGGTGCAGTCGCTGCTGCTCGGCTACCCCGACGCGGACTTCGCCGGGCACCTCGACCTCGCCCGCCGCGCCGCCCCCGCCCTGCCCGGCCCCGTCCGCGACCCCCTGCTCGCCTTCACCGCGCACGCCGGGCGCACCCCCGCCGAGGACCTGGCCGTCGCCTACGTCGCCACCTTCGACCACCGCAAACGCTGCTGCCCGTACCTCACCTACTACGCCCACGGCGACACCCGCAAGCGCGGCATCGCCCTGCTGCGGCTCAAGCAGGCCTACGCCGCCGCCGGACTGCGCCCCGTCGAGGACGAACTCCCCGACCACCTCGCCGTCGTCCTGGAGTTCGCCGGCGTCGACCCGCCCGCCGGACACCGGCTGCTCACCGCACACCGCGCCGGACTCGAACTCCTCCGCCTCGCCCTGCGCGCCGAGGACTCGCCCTGGGCCCACCTGCTCCAGTCCGTCTCCGCCACGCTGCCCCCGCTGGGGGGCGACGAGGAGGAGGCCGTCGCCCGGCTCGCCGCCGAGGGGCCGCCCGGGGAAGAGGTCGGGCTCGCCCCGTACACGCCCCCGCAGTTCATGCCCGACCCCGCAGGAGGCCCGCGATGA
- the narH gene encoding nitrate reductase subunit beta, with protein sequence MPRAEAPIGRVMAQMAMVMNLDKCIGCHTCSVTCKQAWTNRTGVEYVWFNNVETRPGQGYPRRYEDQERWRGGWELNKRGRLQLKAGGRFKKLITIFSNPVLPTLDDYYQPWTYDYETLTNAPLQEHTPVARPKSLITGKDMSIKWSANWDDDLGGSAQHGEQDVVLGEISEKIKLEFEETFMFYLPRICEHCLNPSCAASCPSGAIYKREEDGIVLVDQDRCRGWRMCVTGCPYKKVYFNHRTGKAEKCTFCFPRVEVGLPTVCSETCVGRLRYIGLVLYDADRVLEAATTPEDTDLYEAQRSVLLDPDDPAVIAAAERDGIPRDWIEAARRSPVHALINTYKVALPLHPEYRTLPMVWYVPPLSPVVDAVRETGQDAEDHRNLFAAVDALRIPVDYLAQLFTAGDPAPVDAVLRRLAAMRAYMRDINLGREPDPAIPERVGMGEEQMYDMYRLLALAKYDERYVIPPAHAEQAHSLEELATECSLDYEGGPGMGGSGPFGETSGGAAPIAVENYRALRDRQLSDTPAAPAGKGTRVNLLNWDGKGSPPGLFPPAEPGDDTNGAPGGDSDGEVEPKP encoded by the coding sequence ATGCCCCGCGCCGAAGCCCCCATCGGGCGCGTGATGGCCCAGATGGCGATGGTGATGAACCTCGACAAGTGCATCGGCTGCCACACCTGCTCGGTCACCTGCAAACAGGCGTGGACCAACCGCACCGGCGTCGAGTACGTGTGGTTCAACAACGTCGAGACCCGCCCCGGCCAGGGCTACCCGCGCCGCTACGAGGACCAGGAACGGTGGCGCGGCGGCTGGGAACTGAACAAGCGCGGCCGGCTCCAACTGAAGGCCGGCGGCCGGTTCAAGAAGCTGATCACCATCTTCTCCAACCCCGTCCTGCCCACCCTGGACGACTACTACCAGCCCTGGACCTACGACTACGAGACGCTCACCAACGCCCCGCTCCAGGAACACACCCCCGTCGCCCGCCCCAAGTCGCTGATCACCGGCAAGGACATGAGCATCAAGTGGTCCGCCAACTGGGACGACGACCTGGGCGGTTCGGCACAGCACGGCGAGCAGGACGTCGTCCTCGGCGAGATCTCCGAGAAGATCAAACTGGAGTTCGAAGAGACGTTCATGTTCTATCTGCCGCGCATCTGCGAGCACTGCCTCAACCCCTCCTGCGCGGCCTCCTGCCCCTCCGGCGCGATCTACAAGCGCGAGGAGGACGGCATCGTCCTCGTCGACCAGGACAGGTGCCGGGGCTGGCGGATGTGCGTCACCGGATGCCCGTACAAGAAGGTCTACTTCAACCACCGCACCGGCAAGGCCGAGAAGTGCACCTTCTGCTTCCCCCGCGTCGAGGTCGGCCTGCCCACCGTCTGCTCCGAGACCTGCGTCGGCCGGCTGCGCTACATCGGCCTCGTCCTCTACGACGCCGACCGCGTCCTGGAAGCCGCCACCACCCCCGAGGACACCGACCTCTACGAGGCCCAGCGCTCCGTCCTCCTCGACCCGGACGACCCCGCCGTGATCGCCGCCGCCGAACGGGACGGCATCCCGCGCGACTGGATCGAAGCCGCCCGGCGCTCCCCGGTGCACGCCCTGATCAACACCTACAAGGTGGCGCTGCCGCTGCACCCGGAGTACCGCACCCTGCCGATGGTCTGGTACGTGCCCCCGCTCTCCCCGGTCGTCGACGCCGTGCGCGAGACCGGACAGGACGCCGAGGACCACCGCAACCTCTTCGCCGCCGTCGACGCCCTGCGCATCCCCGTCGACTACCTCGCCCAGCTGTTCACCGCCGGGGACCCCGCCCCGGTCGACGCCGTACTGCGCCGGCTGGCCGCCATGCGCGCCTACATGCGCGACATCAACCTCGGCCGCGAACCCGACCCCGCCATCCCCGAACGCGTCGGCATGGGCGAGGAGCAGATGTACGACATGTACCGGCTGCTCGCGCTCGCCAAGTACGACGAGCGGTACGTCATCCCGCCCGCCCACGCCGAACAGGCGCACTCCCTGGAGGAGCTGGCCACCGAGTGCAGCCTCGACTACGAGGGCGGCCCCGGCATGGGAGGCTCCGGACCCTTCGGCGAGACCTCCGGGGGCGCGGCACCCATCGCCGTGGAGAACTACCGCGCCCTGCGCGACCGCCAGCTCTCCGACACCCCGGCCGCGCCCGCCGGCAAGGGCACTCGCGTCAACCTCCTCAACTGGGACGGCAAGGGCTCACCGCCCGGCCTGTTCCCGCCGGCGGAACCGGGTGACGACACGAACGGCGCCCCGGGCGGCGACAGCGACGGGGAGGTCGAGCCGAAGCCATGA